In Miscanthus floridulus cultivar M001 chromosome 8, ASM1932011v1, whole genome shotgun sequence, the sequence ATCCACCATGGTAGTGCCAGATGGTTGTTACTGTGTCCCTGCAAAACTGCTCCAAGGATGTGGTGTCATTTGCGTGCTTGGGTATCAAGTTTATGTTAGCTGATATGCTCATATTGAGCAGCGTTTCCATTGGATATCCAGCACCGTTGGCAGTAAGGTTAGTGAAATGGTTTGTCTTCAATATTTTCTCGATTGTTTTTATCCCATAGACACATCGTCTGAGATCCTGTGGATGCTGGAAATAGTTGAAGGTGACATTGGGGTTGCTATCGATATCAGTGTCCACAAGTACTAAACTGCCAGTAGACAGTGGGCCATCGATCTTCTCAAGAATGAAtcctccatcaaatacttctttggGTAGGCTATATTTGTTTTGTACATACTTTTGGATTTTGTCAAAACTTCTTTGTTTTGGTGGAATTGTTGATAGCTGCCCAATCTGCAATGAAGTTACAAAACTCATTAGTGGTAAGCTTGAAAGCTACCATGCTTCTCAAAATGGGGAAGTGAGCATATGCTAAACCTTTTATTTTCTTTATATTAGCTCAAGAGAGTTTCGTTCTGTTCCTTTCAACTTATTGCCTACACATAATTCACAAAGAAAACTCTGTTTTAATAAAAACGAGATCCAACCTTTTTTTTAGCAGAAAATATAGCAGGGGAGGCCCCCACTGTAGGAACGAGATTCAACCTAAGAGGAAGTAGGTGGTTTTGTATCCAGAAGAGAAATAGGCACCCAAATTCAGTCCAAAAGCGGACTCGAATCTGGGTGGTTGGGTGCATGACCACACCTCTCACCCAACCACTTGAGTTAGGCGCAACTCtgttttaatattttttcttctcGAACACGTACGAAAGCTGAGCTTCTTTGTATTATGATGAaaaaagaggggggggggggggtgttaagAACCTTACAACACACACCCAATATTCTGGAAACTTGTTCGTGCCTTATGCTTACAACAAAAATATTGCTAATGCCCCTACTCTGTTTGAAAATATTATGACAGGAAAGTGCCGGAATATATACACTTTATGTGCTAACAATTGGGAGGTATATGGTTCTAAGTCAACATCTatttgctgaataatatgaacttccGTGTACATGTAATCAGATTCCTGGTTCTTTTATATACCTATCGTGAGCATCCATAAACTTAAGATTAAAGAACGGCAGCTTTGGAAAAAGTTGGGAAATTGTCTCTCATCAAGATATGTAAATAGCTATTTTCTTAAAATCAATACTGTAGGGTGTTGTTTCTGCATAAAAATATTTAGCGTCATGCATCAGGATGCTGGTAAGGATATAAGAAGTTAGAAAACCATATGCGagtaaaagaaaaaaagatgCCAAACCTCAGCAGACATGATTCCGTGGTGCCAATGGATGCTATCATCTGACTGACTGAAACCACTGCTGGCTTCAATAAACACGCCAGCATCCGTTATTCCGACAGTTTCAATCAAAGATTGCTTTGTCGGATTCTTCATAGGTACAAAGATTGAGTTCATTGGATTGTCTGACATTCCTTTACCCACATGTTCATTGCGAAGTACTACAGAAATATTGTGCTTATTGAGTTCATTCTTCGGTCCGATTCCACTGAGCAACAGTAGCTGTGGGCTGCCAATTGCACCTGCAGAAACAATGATGTCACTACCCCTCTTCCTTTTGAGGAAGGCTTGGTGGTGCCCTCCATTCTCATCTTTGAATTGAACTCCAATAGCCCTTGGCTTCCTCTTGCCTGTGTAAGAGATGAGGTTACTGTAAATAATACGTCTTTACGGTggccacctttttttttttttttgcttgcttGCTTCAGCTATACTAATAATTTTGTCTGCTGTTGAGTTGGGGGATTACAATAGCTAGTTGTTACTTAGACAATGGTTACCTTTTTCCGTGTTGAAAACAATTTTGTTCACGCTAGCATGAAGTAGCACCCTAAGGTTGTTAGGATTTCCAGCAGCAAGGAGGTCGGCAGCCGTGTGCCGGTACCCAGTCTCATCAAATATGGTGCCCCCAACTTTAGTTCCATAGAGATGGTCATAAGAATATCCATTGTATGGTGAGACCCCTGCTTCCAGAAGCCCATCCCGTAGTGCAGCTTGCCAAGGTGCGACTTTGGGCCAATGAACAATCCTCTCTTCAACCCAAGGGTAGGACTGGTTGACCAGCTCTGCATCCCAGCCTGCCTTCTGCACGAAGCTGAAAGAACAAGCACATAAATGTTGATTACAAACTTATAACAGTAACATTCTGCTAGCACTATTGACATGACAGGTTCAGAAATCATTGTACATTCAGCAACAACTAACCAAGAGAAGAAATTTCAGAGACAATTGGTATTGAACATTCCAATTTGGTGGTATGCGGCTCTTGCCCCTTCTTGTACATATGACTCTTTtcatcttaattgaaaggcagagctcctgccgttTATGTTCAAAAAAATTTTTGCTGGTATGAATTCATCAGAACTTTTAGTATCGTAAGGAATTCTAGGAAGTTATTCGTACTTGACTTTAACAAAATTTGTCTAGATTCTTCCTCATCTATGCTACCACATGGCAAGACAGCCCTACCTACTTTCCTCGAGACGAGTTGAACCATTCAACTGACTACCAGCATGGAAATTTATATGCTATATTATTCCACAATCACTTTCACTTCCTGAAATTCCTAATAAATTTCAAATTGTGATATGAAAAAGTTCTGTAGAGATCCAGTCAGGTGTAGAGATAAGTATTCTTATGGTAAGTGTGAAATCTGGAAGCTGGATCCATCTTGGTATGATCATTATGGCTTCCATGTAGTTTATAGTGTAAACAACAGCTGATGTAGGACTGGTTAGTTCATGAGTAAACATGCTGAAGAAGTGTGTCTACTTGACTAAGTTAGGCTTCTTCCATTAAACATGTTGAAAGTATGAAACATTGTGTCTACTAGACCAAGTTAGGCTTCTTCCGCTGGCTAATTTATGTtttatagtttacaaactagaatTCAATGCAATCTTGCTTAAGAAAGAAGATATGCACACTGTTTAGAGAATATGACATCACTACACCTACAGTCTAGTTAAGCCTATCGTATTTCATTATCCGTAATTCCATATAGATTATTTGTCATTTGACTTTGTTTGTAAAAGCATTACATGAGACTGTGTACCTTGGTTTTGCCCGACTGTAGAAGCCGGCATTGATACAGGTTCCACCACCCAGGACCTTTGCACGGGCATTTATCACGCCATCAGTGGAGATGAAACCTTGTGATGGCGATTGTGGTGAAACATCGGCCAGGCAAATGTGGAAGTTCTCCAGTAACGTGATGTTGCGGTTACCATATGGAGACCCACCTCTCTCCAGCAGGAGTACCTTGTACTTTTGGGACAGCGTGGCTGCCAATGGGCATCCGGCTGTGCCCCCACCAATAATGATATAGTCATATGCCTCATGCTGAAACGTGGGAGACCTGCTTGCCTTCAGGAAGGGAGGGAGATTCAGTTTTGTTAAATGATCTCTTCCTGCAAATTCAAGTGTTCCAGGTTATTTTCTGAAGCTGCATGGTTCCAGAGTAAAGATTTCAATCTCTTTATTCTCTGAACTGTTACTATTTGTTTCTGGTTATGTTAACACTTAATAACCATTCTTTAGGTCCCCTGGTTATTACATTCATTCTACAGGTTACAAATGCCAAAAAGGTGCGCCTTTTGCTGCCCTTCTTTTCcctctccaacttttctgtgcTTTTTCTTAACAATTTTGTATGTCTCATTATTTTAAATTAAGATGTTATAAACATGTGTCACTTAAAGGACTAAGAAACAATAGTAAAATTTAGGGGAAAAGAAGGCAGTACTGATGCCAAGCAGCATGGTAAATCTTAACTTCTGACTTCTGAGTGAAACCAAAATGTCAAGTTAAACCTTGGGAAACAGAATAAAACTGACAGACAGacagaaagaatgaaagaaagcTGTCAATTATCAAACTCTAACATGGCTGTGGGAAACTTCGATCACTCAAGGCCCTTCCAAAAGACTGGAGCTGAACAAAGTGTTTCAAAGGGAGATGATTCAAGTCTCTGTGAAGAACAGAGAATGGGATAGGCGAAATGTACCATGAGATAATCTGATGAAGCAGAGGAACACCAGGGCCTTGAAAACCGCCCCTCTGCTGATCAAATCCATGGCAGCCCCGAGAGGAAGCTGGAGGAGACACCAAGCTCAGCCAGTTGGCCTCTACTTGCCTTTGCCCTTAGTCCCTTTGCCCTTTCACCCAGACAGCTCTGATTCTCTGTAGATGCCTTGTTCCTGGTTTCCCTGTGATTTCGTCTCCTGCACAACCATGAGTCTGCATTCCAATGGTTTTTGTAGGCAACAGAATTGGGGGATAGGGGGGGTGCCATTGTCCACACATTCAAGAGAGCTCACCCACACCATTTAAATGCCATTCAATGCACAGGCGGCACTGTTCTAGTACAACTCAGATTTATGAACTTCATCAGCCAACCAACCACAACTAAGCTGCTGTGAATATACCCACCAGCCCTGATTTACAGGCATGACAGGCGTGCTTCCTCTCattttagattgcaagttttttcactctttctccatcacatcaaatttttggacatatgcatggagtattaaatatagataaaaaaaataactaattacacagtttgattgtaaattacgagacgaatcttttgagcctagttaggccatgattggacaataattgtcaaatacaaacgaaagtgttacagtgccaaatactgattcctaacctcaatctaaacaaggccctatatAAATTCTGAGTGCTTTCCCAATGTTTGTGCCTGAATGGTTGGCAGCTGTCAATTAGCAGAGCCTCTTTTGAGTGCAATTTCGTCCTTCATCACTAGTCACTGCCACATTCAGCAACGTCGAAGTATTGGTGGCAGATAATGTCTGGTATAGTGGTACTAATTCTCGCAAGTACCAAAGTTACGTTTTTGCATCATTTAGAGCATtgtcatttttattttagtgcCTGGATGCAAGCTAATTAGCATTCATAGAGGGTTTATGTAAAAGAAAATTAGCCTGTCGTACTGTTCCAATAAACAGCCTACTAGGCACTAACCGAGCATCTTTTCAAAAAGGTGAAAGTACAATGCATGGTGGAAAATGTTTACTTTTTTACATTGCACTTTACTTAACTGCATAGGTattgatcttttttttttgcgagaaacTGCATAGGTATTGATCATGAAGTGAAAGTAGTCTTTGTCTATGTTGCCCAAATACAGATTATACCCTCCTTTTTCCCTTGGTCAAATCGTTCTCTCTTCTCTTTGCTCCCTTGGCCACTGCAAAAGAAGACAGTTAGAATCAGTATCAAAAagttagaatcaatggcattaaAAGGAACACACAATTTTCAATGGCAATAAAGGGATCCGTATAGATTTGCAACGAAGGAATTTTCTCACTAGTATTAATTTGGACTCAAATCTTATCCTTTGGCCTCTACAATTTTATTTTACCTTGGCTACATCTCTATCCTAGACATCTTACCTTGTACGCTATTCGTTCCAAATTGTAATTCATTCTAGCTTTTCtgtatgtatctaaacataatgtatatctagatgcGTAGTAAAAGTTATGTACCCTTTATTGAATGAAGGTTGAGGATGTTGTTTTGAAGAAAGAGAAATACATAGTTGGTGTAGAAAACCAACTCTTTAGGCTGATAGAATGATCATCTTTTGTTATAATGGGCACCGAGTACTGTAGCCGCAAGAAAAATAGCCTAACTGGGACAGGGTGGACCAAACGTGCGGAACGAGAGGCTCAAGCTGGACGGGTACCTCGACTAGTTTGGCGTACAAGGCATCGACTAGATATGCTTAGAAGGCAACCAATTTGTAGAGATCCACTTGGAGATGACTCATATTCCTTGTAATAATGAACTAAAAACGGCTAGATACAATTGGGATTGGTCTGCGTAAAACCttccccggactatataaagaGGGGTAGGGTCCTCCATGTCAGCAATCATCCCTGATCCATGTATTGTAGGCCCTTACCAAACATAAGCACCTCTGCAACCCAAACACACCGCGTATAGAGAAGCTTTATCCACGGGCAAAGGCCCTGTACCTAAACCACTATAAATTTACATCCGGTACGCTACTCCTCTGATTCCTTAGGCCTCGTTCGGTTAGGGCATTTTGATGCCCGGAATAGTTCCGGATAACGAAAACTTATATAAATTAAGTAACGGCTCTGGCCAAGAATTATTCCCGGTGTCTATTCTCCGGGAAACGAACGGGGCCTTATGCATAACATGCTGATCTACTGTTGGACGTTAAATCCTATGACACCATCGGACTGGTATTCACAAGGAACCCCTACCGGTTGGCAACATGATGGAAGATGACTAGTCACAGGAAGGCCACATCTCTTAACATCCTTTCCCATACCAGTCAGATAAATGTCAATTAGACATATACCTTACACGAAAGAGAGATCAAAACAAACCTTCTTTGAATAATCCAATCATGTGGCCTAGATACTTCGGTTCAAGGACAGATTATTATGATTCTGTACTGCTAATGCATTGTCATTGACACGCCTCCAACAGTGATAGCCGGTGAGGATACACTAGATTGCCTAGGCAATTCAATTTGACAGCAATGGACGGCGGGACGGCATTGGTTGAACTTATTGAtgttaacttttttttttcctgaaacTTTATTGATGTTAACTTGATACTCGACTGTACTAAGTATCGAAGCAATTAGGCCTCACAATCATCTTTTAAACGATGTTCTTCAGTGCCGTCCTGCAAAATATATGGACCCTGTGCCAAATTCTAATATAGACCCTTAAACTAACTGGAATACCAAATGATAATAAAGATAGTAATAGTGATTTCTGTTGCTCTAAATGGCTCTGGATCCAACAAGGGATCTTGGATAACGATTGTTCTTAAAAGAAAAATACATCTTTTATGGCTGTCACTGTCAAATCAATGGCCAAAATAGAGATGCTCAATAGAAGAGAAGTAAAAGATTTTATTTAAGCAAAATCTTAATATCACATATATATTAATTGTGTGCAAATTAGTTCCCATCCCATCCTTTTAAACCATGGTTGGACTAGTTCATAGGTCAAGCTATCAGGAGGCCAAGAGCTACCCTGCTACCTTGTAAGGTTTCTGCTGTAGGCAGGAACAAAGTGGGAACAAAATTTGGGTAAGACGAGGAATCAGTCACTCCAGGGGAACTGGTATGAATTACTGGAGTAGGTAGTTTGCAAGGTCAGCAGTTCTTGTGCCAATTTCTTTCCGTGTATAGACCACCCCATTCTGAAATCTGAACCTGCAACTTCCGCCGCCCATTTGAATTAAATGGCTTGAAATGTGTAGGGGACCTAGAGGGAGGACCTCCTAGCCCATACAACCTGGATGTCTAGACCTCTCTTTCTCAACTTGTCACAAGTCCTAGAACATATACAGCGCAGCGGGCAGGTCACATGGTAGCATATCATGAGAAAGGCTGGTTTTGAAGATCTGAACTGTTATGCTTGTGCCTCATTAATCAAGTGTCCGTACCAGAATTACTGTTTCTTGCTCAGTGATCGAAGTGTTCAATAGAGAATCTGGGGTGTGCAACGGAATTCATAAAACAACAGTCGTTTTCGGCTCTGTCCGGCAGAATTTATTGCTGTTGTAGCTGATTTGTAGGGCTAATTTGTCGTgacagaaaaatactgttccatggctgaaaaagtatggctgaTTCTGGCTTATATGCTCAAGCGAACAGAGTTCTTACACCTATGATACGTACCAAATAAAACTGCATTGCTGTTGAAATTGAAAAGCTCTTTTTTTTTTGCCTGTCTTGCAGATAAGCCTAGAAAAAGCTATGGTCAAAATACATTACTGTAGACAGCAAGAGTGTCCAAATGATCATTCATTGTGCACTTAAGATTCTGTCTGCAATGCCAGCTTGCAAGAATGTTGAAGCGAGCACAGCAACAACTCTTCTTCCACCCGCCAATTCAGCAGGCGTTGGGTGGTCGTTCCATCATCCTTTCTCGTCTAGGAGAAAGCAATTCTGTTAGGAAATACTGTACAGGAAGTGATCTCCCTGTGATTGTGAAGTGAACTCTGCACTGGGGCTGATGGTTGCAGTTTAACACCCTCCACAACCATAAAATACACATGTTAATGTGATGCTGATAGGCAAGACAATCATGAGGAGACAGAAATCATGAAAGTATTGAGGTGGTGATCtggacctttttctttttttgcgaaTTGCAGTGCACACCCACCACTGTACCGAGCTACGATTAATTAGCGTGATCTGGCCCTGTTGGCTATCCATTTATTGCAGCAGCAACCTCTTCCAGCAAATCATTCGATTTCAAGCCGTGCAGTTGAGCTTTTGGTGAGTATGTCCGTGTTTAGTTCCCCGAATTTGAaaattttggctactgtagcgctttcgtttttatttggcaaatagtgttcaatcatggagtaattaggctcaaaacgttcgtctcgcaatttccaacaaaactgtgtaattagtgtTTTTTTCgtatacatttaatgctccatacatgtatcgcaagattcgatgtgataactaCTGTACCACTTCTTAGGAATTTagggtgggaactaaacacgtGTGGCCGGGGAGGCCATTCATGTGCCCTGTGGGTCAAGCGGATGCCTCTGTAGCTCTGTACTTTCCTTGGTCATGGACGAGTTACCACTGCACCTGCGAAAATCAAAATATCGGATGCCAGGTTTTATGTGGTGTTGGACCGGCGACTGGGATGTGTGTCGGGAGAATGTTATATGAAgtgtttgatactaataaaaaaataaattacataattcatcagtacttcacgagacgaattttttaagcctaattagtccgtcattagtacatgtttactgtagcaaacattgtcaaatcatggtctatttaggcttaaaagattcgtctcccaaattagtcgcaaactatataattagttttgtaattagtctatatttaatactccatgcacgtgtctaaacattcgatgggacatcgactaaaatttaggaggtccAACCGAACACCACCTTACATCGGATTCAGAGAAGCTTCTTTTTCCGTGGACATCACGAATGCCATGGATGGACCACTGCATTCGTTACGACCCCGTTTGGATGGATCAGCCTGCTAAACTTTAGTTCTTGCTCAGGTGTTTGGATCTATGGTAaaaaaaaaggttaaaaatataaaataaggTGTTCTTCATACACTCCAATGTTTTTAGCTCAGTCTTAAGGTGtaaatggactaaattttagccTCTCCTTTTACTCATTTTTAGCCTACCTGTCTGGATCAATTTGCCAAAAAAATAGGCTAAAAGTGCAGAACAAAAGTTTTGCCACGAAAAACAAATAGGGCCTACATCTATCTACAATGCATGGATCTAAATAGAGTCCGGTTCTTTGTCACCACACCTAATCTGTGTTGTTCTGCATTTGTCGTGCTCCCTCCGATATAGACGTTTATACTGTATATTttatataaatctagttaaatttaaaaaaGTTTAGCTTAATCGAAACATAAGAGTACAATTTTTTTTGGAACCGTGACATCAACAATGATGCACCTAACAACAAAGAACACGAAAGGAAAATAACATCACCAACAATCAACTTGTAGGGTCATTTCTGCTAGCATTCTCACGTTATGTTACATCGACTCCAGAAGAACCAGTTTTGCCACATTTTGGAGAAAATAGAACTGGTGCTCAAGCCAAAAAAAAAGGCATAGGTGAAGAACAACTCCAAACACTTGTTGAACCCTGACCATCAAGCTGAAAAATACCGTCACCACTGGGGACTTCAGATATTAGAACATGGTAATAGGCTAATAGCACCAAATCCTCATGTGCAAATTAAaggaaacacacacacacacgagagagagagagagttgggaAGGCCCCCCGCAATAGGGTTCAGAAAACTAGGAACTGCCTACCATAGACCGTGGACGCTACTCACATCCACTGACCCCCAATACTAGCAATACAAAGGTTTTTTTTTATTGGTGCCATTGCAATTTTGTAAGTTTGGAGAAACGCTATTACTATTCATCTATTTGGAAACATGCTATTATAATTTTGCTTTAGCTTAAATCGTGCCATTTTATACGTATTCGATAGTGTTGGGCCCACGTGCAGGTGACTATAGGCCAGTGTATTCTCGTTCGTCCCAAAATACCCCTGCTACTTCTCTCTTCCTTcactcgctgacatgtgggccccagaCGTCAgcttcttcttcaacctctagatCGACCATTGGCCGCCGACCAGTAGCACGCCCAGGACGAGCCGGCATCTGCCTAGGCCCAGGGCGGCGAGCTCGGCTGGCTCGCGGATCCGGACGGCCACGGGCGCCGGTGGGGTCGATTATGTCTGCTTGCTCTAGCCTTATCCATCCTGACAGTGGCAACTCGCGCAGGGACAGGGCAGGGGCAGCACAGCGCCGCATCTCCAGCAAATTAAAGGTCCTGTGTGGATGCATCAGGCAAAGCAAGAGCGCATGCGCGATGACCGCATGAGCTCCAATCCAACGTGCCGCAACCGGGCCAGGTGACCTTCGTCAGTTCCGAGCCTAGTCCGCAATCATGTCGTGGCCTCCCCCACTTCCTTCACCCGCTGTTGCGCTGAGCGAGAGGCAACAGCTGCGAACCCCAGCGGTGCGAGCACCGGTTCCGTTGGCCGAACGCTTGGAAGCCTGGAATACTGACTCCGGTGGCCTGATGCGACCGAGTCGAGTACGGCTCCGGCGGCCAACTGGTTCAGGCTCGAGACCCCAGTGGCGCCCTCCAATGGTGGCCAATGGTCAATCTGTCTAGAGGTTGAATGAGAAGCTGACGTGTGGCACGTCGGAAAGAGAAGTAGCAGGGGTATTTTGGGACATACTAGAATACACTGGCCTGTAGTCACCTGCACGTGGGCCCAACACTGTTGAATATGTATAAAATGGAGTAAAAtacaccggaggtccattaactttcggtgaaatgtcatttaggtccatcaactttgaaactgcatgtttgggtccattaactttcgttttgtGTCATCTAGGACTATCAACTTTGACTCATGCATTTttggtccatcaacttttaaaatggttcactgcaggtccacgcATGCATACACGCACGTTGACTTTTTGCGTCGGTGGAGCCATGGCTGCACTCGCCGCCAGTTTCGCTTTCACCTTCACCCAAGTACTGTAGGAGAGGAGTAACTAATTACTACTGTAATTACACATTGAGAAGAAGGCCGTGAGAAGCCCATGCTGGTGTACGTCTCCCATGAGAAGCGGCCCGGGTTCAACCACGAGAAGAAGGCGGGCGCCATGAACGAGCTGAACGCTGCTCCGCCATGATCTCCAACTCGCCCTTCATCCTCAACCTGGACTGCGACCACTACATCAACAACTCGCAGGCGCTGCGCACGGGCATCTGCTTCATGCTCGGCCGCGACAGCGACACGGTGGCGTTCGTGCAGTTCCCACAACAGTTCGAGGGCGTGGACCCCACGGACCTGTACGCCAACCACAACCGCATCTTCTTCGACGGCACGCTCCGGGCGCTGGACGGCATGCAGGGCCCCATCTACGTCGGCACCGGGTGCATGTTCCGCCGCATCACGCTCTACGGCTTCGACCCGCCGAGGATCAACATGGGCTGGagctcaccaccaa encodes:
- the LOC136473429 gene encoding protein HOTHEAD-like; translated protein: MDLISRGAVFKALVFLCFIRLSHGRDHLTKLNLPPFLKASRSPTFQHEAYDYIIIGGGTAGCPLAATLSQKYKVLLLERGGSPYGNRNITLLENFHICLADVSPQSPSQGFISTDGVINARAKVLGGGTCINAGFYSRAKPSFVQKAGWDAELVNQSYPWVEERIVHWPKVAPWQAALRDGLLEAGVSPYNGYSYDHLYGTKVGGTIFDETGYRHTAADLLAAGNPNNLRVLLHASVNKIVFNTEKGKRKPRAIGVQFKDENGGHHQAFLKRKRGSDIIVSAGAIGSPQLLLLSGIGPKNELNKHNISVVLRNEHVGKGMSDNPMNSIFVPMKNPTKQSLIETVGITDAGVFIEASSGFSQSDDSIHWHHGIMSAEIGQLSTIPPKQRSFDKIQKYVQNKYSLPKEVFDGGFILEKIDGPLSTGSLVLVDTDIDSNPNVTFNYFQHPQDLRRCVYGIKTIEKILKTNHFTNLTANGAGYPMETLLNMSISANINLIPKHANDTTSLEQFCRDTVTTIWHYHGGCHVGKVVDQHYRVIGISGLRVIDGSTWFSSPGTNPQATVLMMGRYMGVKILRERLGRAAGV